The genomic region ACTACTGACCGCAGCCATTAGTGCCGCGATCGCGCTGGTACTGGGAACGCTTTCGGCAACAATAGGAGGCTTAGTTGATGCGATCGTCACTTGGTCGATCGACGTGTTTTTGAGCCTACCCCACCTAGTGTTGCTGATCCTGGTAGCATTTGCGGCTGGTGGTGGTGCTAAAGGCTTGATCGTCGCAATTACCATAACTCACTGGCCTCTGTTAGCAAGAGTTCTTCGCGCTGAAGTGCTACAGGTTAAGAATTCCGATTACGTGCAACTTTCCTCCAAGCTGGGACATTCTCCTGTGTGGATTGCCTGCCATCACATGTTACCCCACTTATGGCCCCAGTTTCTGGTCGGGCTGATTCTGCTATTTCCCCACGCGATTCTGCACGAGGCAGGTCTAACCTTCCTGGGGTTGGGATTACCACCAGAAATACCGGCGATCGGCATTATCCTATCTGAGGCAATGCGTTATTTATCAACTGGTTACTGGTGGCTAGCGGTATTTCCTGGTGTCGCCCTGCTACTTGCTGTCAAAACATTTGATATTCTGGGTCAAAGCTTGCGTGCCTTACTCGAGCCTAAAACTAGTCAAATGTAAAACCCCAGGAGACTTCAGGCATGCTGTCAGTTCAGGAGCTAAGTGTCACCTTTACCGTGTACGAGCAGGGCTTGACTCAAAAACAATTAACTCCCATTACTAGTCTAGATCTGGAAATTGGCACAGGTGAGGTCATAGCTGTTGTTGGTTCGAGCGGCTCGGGTAAAAGTTTGCTAGCCCACGCAGTGCTCGGGATTCTACCCCCAAACGCTACAGTGGGAGGGAAAATAGTGTTTCAAGGCGAGCTGCTGACTCTGCAGCGCCAAACTGCACTACGGGGGCGAGAAATTGCCTTGATTCCGCAGTCAGTTGACTACCTCGACCCCCTCATGCCTGTCGGGCTACAAGTAACTCGCGCCGCGCAGTTGAGTGGTTTGTCCTCCAGAGAAGCAAAACAAGCTGTCAAGCAGGTCTTCAACCGCTATGGGCTGGATTTAGCAGTGCAGCAACTTTATCCATTTCAACTATCGGGAGGAATGGCGCGGCGGGTGCTGGTTGCTACAGCAGCAGTGGGACGGGCAGTTTTGTTGATTGCCGACGAACCTACACCTGGTCTACACCCAGACGTAGTCGTGGAGACGCTTAATCATCTGCGCGAATTAGCTAGCGAGGGCAAGGGAGTACTGTTGATTACCCACGATATTGAAGCAGCACTGCAAGTAGCCGACCGCGTGGCTGTTTTCTATGCCGGCACAACTGTAGAGATTGCCAAGAAAAAAGATTTTGCTAACGGGTTGCTGCGCCATCCCTACACATTGGCGTTATGGCGGTCTCTACCTCGAAATCGCTTTGTCCCAGTACCAGGCTCGCAGCCTAACCCAGACACTTTGCCTGTTGGCTGCCTGTTTGCAGAGCGATGCCCGCTCGCTACAGCGGCTTGCTACGAGGCTCGTCCTCCACTCCGCGAGGTGCGCGGCGGATTAGTCAGGTGTATCCATGCTTAAAGGAGAAAATCTTTGCTTTCGCTACCGAAAAGACCTACCTTGGATTGTGCGGGAGTTCAGCATTGAGGTAGCTCGGGGTGAAATTGTTGGGTTGAGCGGACCTTCAGGCTTCGGCAAGACTACCTTGGGCAAGCTCCTCGCTGGCTATCTCCAACCAAGTGCTGGTAGCGTCACAGTAGATGGAAAGCCCTTGACCATGCGAGGCTACTGTCCAGTACAATTGATTTTTCAACTTCCAGAACTAGCGATCGCCCCCCGCTGGCGCATCGCACGGGTTTTGAACGAAGGCCAGTCTCCAGAACCAGAACTGTTGCGAGCTCTTAACATTGACAAAAGTTGGCTGAGCCGTTGGCCTCACGAACTAAGTAGTGGCGAACTCCAACGGGTGGCAGTAGCTCGCGCCCTCGGCTCTCGTACCCGTTACTTGATTGCTGACGAGATGACAGCCATGCTGGATGCTAATACGCAAGCTTTAATCTGGTCTGCTGTAATTGATTATGCCAAGCAGACCGAGCTGGGCATTTTAGCCATCAGTCACGATGCAGCACTACTTCAACGCCTTTGCCATCGGATCGTTGGCTTGACAAACAGGCATTGTCAAGTTAACGAGGGGGACGGCAGATAGTAGAATTCACTCATATCCTTCGTTTAAGACGCTTTATGTGCCCCAGTTGTTGCAGTGGAAATTTCCGTCAATCGCGGTAGTGTATTAGCCCGGACGGCGCGGAACATTCCGAATCGGCACAGCCCTGTACCGAATGCCAGTCGCATTAACAGAATCGTGGGAACTTCTCGCAGGGACTTGATCAAGCCAGAAACCCCATATTTCATCCACCCCTGAGGGCGAACGATGCCCTGCCAAATTGTATCAAGCCAAGACGGTAGGGTTGGCTCCGTCCAGTCGGCAGTCACCACATCTCCCTCAACCAGTCCCGTTTCTGCTAAAAGCTCGGCAAAGCCTTCGATGCTGGCAAAAGCGGGATGCGACCACTGATCTAGGAGTTGTTGCATCACGGGTTTCTCCCAGAAATTCAGCGGGTAGGAGCGATCGTCTCGCTGATTCCAATCTGCTACTACCAGCACGCCACCAGGCTTGAGCACGCGCAGCAACTCAAGAGCGAAAATTGCTTTGTCGGGCATGTGGGGACCCGCTTCAATTGACCAGACCACATCGAAACTGGCATCTGGAAACGAAAGCGCCATCGCGTCATCCACCAAAAACTGCACGTCCAGTTCCGTTGGGGTTAGCTCCTGAGCGCGTTTGACCTGTTGGGGGCTGATGGTAATTCCAGTGACGGCAAACCCGTAATCCCGTGCCAAAATGCGGCTGCTGCCGCCAATGCCACAACCCACATCTAAGACAGTCGTGCCAGGAGAAAATCGATCTAAACCACCCCAACGCACCATTTCATGCACAAAATCGGATTTAGCTGTCAGAAAATCCTGGCGTTGGGGTGGCGAACCATAATGACCCAAGTGAATGTGTTCGCCCCAGTAAAACTCTAAAATCCCGTCTTCTGTCCATCGATCGTAGGAGTTGGCAACAGAACTAGACGATTGATAACGGCGAGCGGTGAGTAGGTAGAGCGCGATACCTAACGTCAATAGTGCGATTAGAATTCCCAGTCCGAAAGATAAACTCATGAGAAAGCTCGATCGGCATACAGTGATTTAGTCACTCAATCGTTAGATGACTTGATCCAGCGAGAAAACTCACCTGCACAATTAAAGAACGAATGGAGTGGAACCTACCTTAATTAAATCGAATAGATGGTTCAGTGTAGAGTACGCCGCAGAATTCGCTGATAGTTCAGCACAAAAACGTTGTAGAAGGCAAACAGGGCGATCGCCCAAACTACATCTCTCACAAATATCCGCAGAAATACATCAGCCGTAAGACCATGCATTCCCACCCATTGATTTACCAGTAGAATGCTGCTCTGGTAAGCAACAAAACCCAGCAACAGCGCAATTCCCAACCACGCGCTTTGCCCCACCCAACTTTGATGGCTAAACGTCGGCTGGATTGAGGCGATCGATGCAACGACAACAGTCCCCAATCCCATCGTTATGCCCCACAACAAAGCGATCGCGGTGAGCGGATAGTGCCGGATGGTAAAACCGTAGAGTTGGTTGACAAACCAGATTAACACAGCAGCGATCGCTGCCTGTTTGCGGCTGAGGGTGATTCCCGCTAAAGTAGCAAAACTAACCAGTGGCGCATGGGGATAGACGATGCTGCTGGCACTGCCAATCGCGATCAAGCTATAGTACCAAAACTTTTCCATTGTGATCGCTCGATACCTCATTTCCTAATTGTCAACTATGCTGGAAAAATTATCTCCAAAATTAAAGTAGATAAAAAAGTAATACCCACTCCACAAATGACAAAGCCAGCGAACCGCAGCGGCAAACTAGGTTGTTCGGTTGCTTTTTTCAGCACGACTCTGCCAATTAGAAAAGCAGCGATCGCCACCGCTAGTTGAATCACTGTAAAACCCATCAAGTAGGCAATTAAGGGTGTCATCTCGGCACCAAAGATAGCTTCTCCATAGGCGTAGCCATGAAACAACCCGACGATTGCTGTCAATCCAGTTAAAACCCAGCTATTGGGACGATCTTTGAGTGCTAGCAAGATCCCAAATAGCAGTATAGATCCAGAGATCACAAACTCAGCCGCTGGTAATGCCAGTTGCATCAGGTGCAGCCCAGTTCCGAGCATGGCTGCCAGCACAAAGGCGATCGGAATCTTGATTCCCTGACGACTAATTGCGGCAAGTAACCCAACGGACACCACGAAGGCAAAATGGTCAAGCCCGATGACGGGATGAGCCAGTCCCGATGCAAAACCTTCAAAGAAAGTGGTAGGTAGTTTTCCCCCTATTGCATGGTGAGCCAGTGCGGGAGTACCTAGCAAAAGACTCGTAACCGTTAGACTCGCAATTGTCAAAACTGCTAAAAATCCAGCTTGCCCAAGCCTAACGAATTTAAAAGACTGAGAACGTCGATTCATCCGTACCTCGCAGATGAAAAAGAAAAAGTTTACTAGTCTCCAGAGGAGACGCTGCGCGATCGGCGGGCATCCTGACTCAGAGATTCGACGCTCTCATTACAGTTGCGGGACAGCGGCAGATTTGCACTGCTCTTTCCCCCTTGCGTCTGATGGCTGCTCCCCACCAGAACCGATACCACTCTAGAGATTAGCACGATCAAAGCAAACTAATACAGAGTCAGCAAACTACCGCTGATTTGTCAGAAGCCTAAACAATCGTGCTGCGTACTGCAAAGCTATCGGCTTTGGGTAGAGAACCGCAGCTACACGGCAGAACTAGTTTACGTCATATGGTAAAGGAGCGTATTGTAAATTTTCTTTACTTTGGGCGTAAAATCTTCACTTTCGCCTGGACTCATCCATTGGTACAAAGATGACTGCTATGCTCGATGCTAATACCCAAGCTCTCATCAAACAAGCGGTATTAGAATATACCTGTTGCCCTTAATCGAGCGATTTGCGATCGGCTGCTCGATCTATGTAAGGCAATGCGATCGGCTGCAAGCCTCTGAAAATAAATCTGCACTAAGTTTGACAGCTTGTCTTTTGACTTTTCTCTTTGATGTCAATCAAGATTACGAATCGAATTGAGACAAAGTAACTAATTTGATTTTATTTTCAGTAATTATCAAAAGATTTTTGACAATAGTTATTATTCTGATGCGATCGCGAAAATTACGATGAGGAGCATAGGAATGCCAAAGCAACAGATATCTGTGGGGCTGAATGCGATTGTGTCGGTTTTAGTTTCTTTTCCCGCTTATGCAGATGTAGTACAAGTTACTGCCGTACAGCTCAAACAAACAAATGGTGGAGTTGAGGTACTTTTAGAAACTACGGGTGGGGTATCTTCTCAAGTGCTGACAACAAGCTTCGGCAGAACTTTTGTTGCTAATGTTATCAATGCTCAATTGCGCCTACCTTCCGGTAGAGAATTTCGTCAAGAAAATCCCAGTCCAGGTATTGCCTCAGTCGTAGTGACTTCTTCAGGAGCCAATAGCGTTCGAGTTCGAGTCACGGGAGTTGCAGGCGTGCCAAAAAGTCAGGTCGTATCTTCATCTAAAGGATTACTTCTGAGCTTATCTGCACCGCCAGTAGCGGCAGTGCAGCCTACTGTCAAACCAAAGCCTGAACAGCCTCAACGAGAACCGACTACCCCAAATGCCCAACAACCTCAAGCTGAGGCTGAGGAACTACGAGAAATTGTGGTGACAGGCGAGCGAGAAGGATATAGCGTACCAGATGCAACCACAGGAACGAGAACTGACATCCCGCTGCGCGACATTCCACAGTCAATTCAAGTTATCCCCCGTGAGGTGATTGAAGATCGAAATGTCGTGCGTCTGTCAGAATTAGCAGACAATGTTAGCGGCGTACAAGCAGAGCAGGGATATGGGGGATTATCTTCACAAGGTTATCGAATTCGAGGATTTATCACTAATTTTGAAACTCTAAGAAATGGGTTTCCCGATTACGGTTATTTCAGTCCTCGCGATGTTGCTAACGTCGAGCGCGTGGAGTTTCTCAAAGGTCCAGCAGCGGTGTTATATGGTGGTAGCCCAACTCAATATGCGGGTGGTAGCGGCGTTGTCAATACAATTACGAAAAAGCCTTTATCAGAGCCGTTTTACAGGGCAAATTTAACTTATGGAAGTTACGACTTTTTCCGTCCCAGTTTAGATATTAGCGGACCCCTGACAGAAGACAAATCGGTTTTATATCGGTTGAATGTTGCTTATGAAAATGCCGATAGTTTTCGTGATTTTGTCGAGAATGATAGTTTCTTCATTTCACCTGTAGTAGAGGTAAGAATAAGCGATCGCACCAAGCTCTCGTTTGAATACGAATATCAAAAGTACAACTATACATTTGAACAAGGCTTTCCCATAGAGCCAGAAGTTTTGAGATTACCTAGAAGTCGGTTTCTAGGCGAACCAAACTTTGCTGATGGGAATATTACTTTCAACTCATTTACATATAATTTTGAACATGAGTTTAACGACAATCTAAAATTTCGTCAGGGATTTAACGTCCTCGAAGCTAATTTAGACAATGCCGAGCATTTTGCTTACAGTTCCCTGCAAGACGATCGCCGCACGCTCGACCGTGTTTTATATGCATCAGATGAAAAACATAGCAACATCACTCTGCAAAACGAACTTTCTGGCAAATTTTCTACTGGTTCAATTCGTCATACTGTCTTGTTCGGGGTAGATTTAGCTCAAAACGTATTCAACTACATTTTTGCTCCCGAACTAGAATTACCAATAGATATTTTCAATCCGCAGTATGGCGGTACGCTAGTTCCCAACGGAGCGCCAGCCTTTGGCAGAAAAATTGTCTCAGAAAATCTGGGTATATTCGCGCAAAATTTGGTGGAACTAACCCCAAACTTTAAACTATTGTTGGGTGGTCGTCTGGATTTTAATGACTACAGCACAGAAGACCGCGTGACAGATGAATTGCTCGACGAACAATCTAAAACTCGATTTTCGCCACGAATCGGTTTAGTCTATCAACCAGGCGATGCAACTTCCATCTTCTTTAATTGGTCGAACGGTTTTTCGCCACAGTTTCAAGCTCGCAGCCGGACAAATACAGAATTTGAACCGCAAAGGAGCGAACAAATTGAAGTGGGAATCAAGCAAGATTTCAACGAGCGATTAAATGCAACTTTAGCTTTATTTCAAGTTACAAAGCAGAACGTACTGACAGCAGATCCGGTCGATTCATTGTTTAGCACTCAGACAGGCGAACAAAGAAGCCGTGGGATTGAATTCGACCTAGCAGGAGAGATCTCACCAGGCTGGAAAATAATTGCTAACTATGCCTACATTGATGCCGAAGTGACAGAAGATAATACTATTCCCGTAGGCGATCGCTTATTCGGCGTGCCAGAACACAGTGCTGGACTGTGGACGACGTATGAGATTCAAAGTGGAAATTTGCAGGGGTTAGGTTTTGGAGTCGGGTTGTATTTTGTGGACGAACAAGAAGCGGATTTACCGAATACCTTTACTCTCTCTAGTTATGTCAGAGCCGATGCTTCTATTTTTTATCGTCGTAACAATTACAGATTTGCTTTGAATTTTAAGAATATTTCTAATGTTAAATATTACGAGACTGATAGCTATAATCTCGACCCCGCAGCGCCATTTACCGTATTCGGAACAGTAGCTTATGAATTTTAGGCTAGTCAGGTCATAGTACATGAGACGCGATCGCACCTACAAAAATATTCATCTCTTAGCTATTTTGGGATTACTATTGGCATTGCTGGTAAGTTGTCGTATCCCAGGAGTCTCTACAACATCACTAAAAACAGAAAAATATACTCCTGTGACCCTAACAAATTGTGGGTTGACTATAACTTACAAACAGCCGCCACAACGAGTTGTAACCATGACTCAATCTGCAACTGAGGTGATGTTAGCTCTAGGTTTAGACAAACATATAGTTGGTACTGCATACCAAGATAATCCCAGCTTACCAGAGTACCAGCAGGCGTATGCTCGAATTCCCGTGTTGGCGCAGAAGTATCCTTCACAAGAGGTTTTTTTAAGTGTAGAGCCAGATTTTGTTTACACGACAGAGGAAAGTGCTTTTGAGAAAAATGCAATTGGAGCCAGAGAAGAGTTATTAAATATAGGCATCAATTCTTATTTACTACCAATAGAATGCGAGCGCCCAGAGTTAAGACCTCAGCGCGTCACAACGGAAAATCTCTACCAGCAAGTGCGAGAAATTGGGCAGATTTTTGGTGTAAAAGCACGCGCAGAAAAGTTAGTGGTAGAAATGCGATCGCAATTACAAATCACTCAAAAACAATTGGGAAAAGTCAAAAAGCGTCAGCGAATATTTTGGTATGACTCAGAAGATCCGCCCTTAACTGTCTCTAACTGGGGAATACCAGAACGTATCATCGAGTTAGCAGGTGGAGAGAATATTTTCAAAGATATTCAGAAAAAAGAAGCATGGACGATTGTTAATTGGGAAGATGTTATCGAACGTCAACCAGATGTCATTGTATTAATTGATGCTTCGTGGTCGCCTGCGGAAAAAAAGCGCCAATTACTTAAATCTAACCCTGCATATTCTAAGTTAAAAGCCGTGCAACAGAACAAATTCATTGTCTTAGAGTTCAACTACACGATACCAGGAATTAGAAATATTACTGGGGTGAAAAAACTAGCAGCAGCATTGTATCCAGAGCGGTTTAAATAATTCATTGAGGAGATGTAGTGAGCAAAAATTCGTATAACAATCTATGGAGATTGGGATTAGGAATTGGTTTTGTACCTACCTTAGTATTCATCGCTCAACCCGCACGCGCCGACACAATTCAAGTCACGGCAGCGTCACTTAACCCTACAGACAAGGGGATTGAAGTCGTATTAGAAACAGCTGACGATCGGGTTCCCCAAGTATTCACTAGTGCTTATGGCAAAACTTTTGTTGCTAATATTATAAATACTCAATTACGTCTACCTTCTGGTCAAGAATTTCGCCAAGAAAACCCTAGCCGAGATATTGCCTCTGTGGTAGTGACTTCTTTGGGAGCTAACAGCGTTCGAGTCAGAGTCACGGGAGTTGCAGATGCACCAAAAGTACAGCTAAATAGAAGCGATCGCGGTTTGATTTTCAGCCTCACTCCCGCAACAACTCCTACAGCCACTCAACCCACACTAGCAACACTGCAACAGCCAACCCCCACAGCACCACCGAAACCTCAAACAGCAACAGCTCAACCTCCTGCCTCAAATACCGACGAATCACTTGAAATATTAGTGACAGGCGAACGAGAAAGCTATCGAGTACCAAGCTCAACTACGGGAACAAAGCTAGAAGTTCCACAACGGGATATTCCACAGTCGATTCAAGTGATTCCGCGTCAGGTAATTGAAGATCGACAAGTAGTGAGACTAAATGAATTAACTGATAACGTCAGTGGCGTACAGCGAGTCCCAGGCTACGGCGGACTATCTTCTGTTGGGGTACGGATTCGCGGTTTTACGACGCAGTTTGAAACTTTACGGAATGGGTTTCGAGATTTTGGTTATTTAAGTCCACGCGATCTCGCCAACGTCGAACGAGTGGAGGTTCTTAAAGGTCCAGCCTCAGTGCTGTATGGCGGCGGAGTGACTGGTTTTAGCGGACAAATCAATACGATAACCAAAAAACCCCTTGAGGAACCGCTTTATCAAATAAATATGACTGCTGGTAGTTATGACTTTTACCGTCCTACCCTCGATTTTACTGGTTCGCTGACTGGCGATCGCTCTCTACTCTATCGTCTGAATTTAGCGTATGAAAATGCTGATAGTTTTCGCGATTTCAATGGAAATGAAAGCTATCTAATTGCACCTGCACTAACATGGAAAATTGGCGATCGCACTAATTTGACAGTTGAACTTGAGCAACAACATCAAAACTACTTTTTTGATAACGGCTTCCCAGCCGAACCAGAATTCCTCGATCTTCCACGCGATCGCTTTGTGTTGGGAGAACCCGATTTAAATGATGCTGAATGGGACTCGACTTCAATTACCTACAACCTCGAACATGAATTTAGCGACAATTGGAAATTTCGCCAGGGATTTAATGCCACAACAGTAAATGGGAGTACAGCATCGTCATTCTTCGATCCTTTAGAAGCAGATCGCCGTACCCTACCGCGTATCTTTTCCGAATCAGAAGAGTCACAGGAAAACTACTCGCTGCAAAATGAGTTTTTTGGCAAGTTTAATACTGGTTCCGTGCGCCACAATTTCTTATTTGGGGTAGAGTTAGCGAGATACAGATTTGACTTTACTTTCTTCGACGGAGAAATTGACCCGATTGATATTTTAGATCCCGTATACGGAGCAAGACCGAGAAACTTTGCTCCAGGCGATCGCACTGCCTATGGTGCAGACAATCTAGGAATTTATCTTCAAGATTTGGTAGAACTTACACCCAATTTCAAAATTTTAGCAGGAGGTCGCTTCGACCTGAATGATGCCTATCGCGACGAATTTGATGCAGCAGAACAAGACCAAGATGAAACAAACAGCGATTTCTCTCCGCGCCTTGGGATTGTCTATCAGCCGAGTCAAAACACATCTTTATATGCCAGTTACTCTCAATCTTTTGCTCAATTATTACCTAGAAGTCAAATTAACGAACAATTCAAACCCACAACTGGCGAACAGTTTGAAATTGGAGTGAAGCAAGATTTTAACGACAGATTATCAGCTACCTTAGCACTTTACCAGTTGACGCGCCAAAATGTACTAACGACCGATCCTACCGATCCTAATTTTCAGATTCAAACAGGGGAACAAAGAAGTCGTGGAGTTGAATTAGATCTAGCAGGGGAATTACTACCAGGTTGGAACCTGATTGCTACCTACGCTTACACCGATGCCGTTGTGACTGAAGATAATGATATTCCTGAAGGCGATCGCTTAGATGGTACGCCAAAACACAGTGCTAGTCTGTGGACGACTTATCAAATTCAAGATGGTTCCCTACAAGGGTTAGGATTTGGACTAGGGCTAACTTTCCAGGGAGACAGAGAAGCACAAATTCCCAATAGCATCACTCTTCCCTCCTATGTTAGAACAGATGCAGCTATTTTTTACAGGCAGAATAACTACAAAATTGCTCTGAATATCAAAAATCTTTTCAACACTAAGTATTACGAGAGTATTGAGAACTTCTCGATATTTCCTGGCGCACCGACAACAGTGCTAGGAACGGTGTCAGTAGAATTCTAATTGGGAGCATGGAATGAAGTGGCGTAATCTAGCAATCGTTCTCCTATTAGTAATACTTAGCGGATGCGGCGATCGCATAGGAAAACCCATAGCTCAAACTCGTGTTACTGATGCTAACTATAGTCCAGTCAAAATTGATAACTGCGGGATAACTGCAACCTACAAACAGCCTCCTAAACGTGCAGTCGCATTAAACCAACCAGCTACCGAGGTGTTGCTAGCTCTCGGTTTAGAGGAGCGGACGATCGGTACGGCTTACTTAGACGATCGCATTCCACCTCAATATCAAAAAGCATACGAAAAAATTCCCGTCCTTGCCAAGCAGTATCCTTCACGAGAAGTTCTACTCACCAGCGAACCAGATTTTGTCTACGGATCGTTTCCTGGTGCTTTTGGTTCTAACGATCGCCGCGAACGCGAAGATTTATCTCATCTAGGAATTCAATCTTATTTATCACTGCAAAATCAAAGTTTATGCAAAACAAAAGAAAGACCGTTGGAAAATCTATATAATGAAGTTCGCGAGATCGGACGTATTTTTGGAGTAGAAACGCGATCGCAGCAACTGATTGCTTCTTGGCAGGCACAAATTGCAGAAACCCAGAGAAAATTGGGGAAGATAGAAACTCCTAAACGAGTTTTTTGGTATGCCGATGAAGACCCTCCCTATACCGTAACTCAAAGTAGTTTACCAAATCAAATTTTAGAATTAGCAGGTGGTCGTAACATCTTCCAGCTAGGAGGTGAAGATACATACATCAAAGTTAATTGGGAAGATGTCATTACTCGTAATCCAGAGGTAATAGTCATCAGTGAAGCTTTTTGGTCGCTAGCCCAGAGGCAAGTACAATTGTTTCAAACTAACCTTGCTTTCTCGCAACTAAAAGCCGTACAACAGCAGAGATTTATTATCATCAAATACAGACATAGTACGTCGGTCGTTAGTATTGCAGAAGGGATCGGACAACTTGCTCGGGAGTTATATCCAGAGCGATTTAAATGACGAGCAAACTTAATTTTCTATGGCTAATCAACAGCAGTTAAGAAAGCGATCGCAGCGTCAAAGTACTGTTAAAACTAGCCAGCAACGCTATAAGCTGCTGCTAATAGTTTTGTCGATTGCTTTATTAGTCTCCATTACGCTTGCTGTGACGATTGGACCCGTGCCAATCTCACCTTTAAGAGTCTGGGCGATCGCTTTTTCCCAAATTTTCCCCCAGCTCGCGGGAGATTGGTCGCCATCCCAGGTACAAATTGTTTGGTATATCCGCTTTCCCAGAGTCTTGCTGGCATTTGTGATCGGTGCGGGATTATCTGTAGTCGGGGCAACAATGCAAGCTTTGGTTCGCAACTCGATGGCAGATCCTTATCTTCTGGGCGTATCGTCAGGCGCATCTGTAGGAGCTGTTTTAGTGTTGCTGTTTGGTGTATTCTCTGGACTGGGAATCTATGCAGTTTCTGTCGGTGCATTTTTAGGTGCGTTGTTATCTTTTGCGATTGTTTTCCTGTTGGCATTGCGCCAAGGGCGACTTTCTTCCATCCGCTTAATTTTGTCAGGAGTGGCGGTAGCGTATGCGTTTTCTGCACTGACGAGTTTTTTAACTGTTAAAGCAAGTAGTGGTGAGGCAGCAAGAAGAGTCTTGTTTTGGCTGCTGGGTGGATTGTCAGGGGCTAAATGGAGCGATCTGATTCTACCTTCATTGTCTCTCGGTCTGGGATTAACATATTTGTTATTGCAAGGGCGATCGCTTAACTCTTTAATAGTTGGCGAAGAAACAGCAGCAACTTTGGGAACCGACACCAATCGCCTCCGCAAACAATTATTTTTTGTCACATCGTTGTTAACAGGTGTGATGGTTGCTATCAGTGGAGCAATTGGCTTTGTCGGGCTAATGATCCCACATAGTTCTCGGTTACTCGTCGGTTCAGATCATCGGCGCGTATTGCCCGTTAGTTTACTATTAGGAGGGGTGTTTCTGATTTGGTCGGATGTCTTAGCACGTATCCTTGTGGCTCCAGAAGAATTGCCTGTAGGTATCGTCACCGCCTTATTTGGTGCGCCTTTCTTTATTTGGTTAATGCAGCACCAAGGCAGTAAACTGAATGGGAGCAGATGATGGAACTGCAAGTCAAGCAAGCTTCTTGGGGTATTGACGGTAACCAAATTGTCCGTAACATTACTCTAGAAGTCGCATCTGGTGAGTTTGTCGGTTTAATTGGTCCCAATGGTAGCGGTAAATCTAGCTTACTTCGGTGCATCTACCGCGTGCTGACACCTGATGCCGGACTCATTACTCTTAATGGCGATGATATTTGGCAACTGGGTAGCCGTCAAATGGCGCAACGAACTTCAGTCGTGCTGCAAGAAACTCCCAGCGAATTTGATTTTACCGTCGAAGAGATGGTGTTGATGGGTCGTGCGCCGCATCAAAGATTATTCGATCGCGAGACAGAAGCAGATCGGCAAATTGTCCGAGAAGCCATTGCCAAAGTCGGTTTGGAGTCTTTAGCAGGGCGAAACTTTCTCTCCCTCTCAGGTG from Chroococcidiopsis sp. SAG 2025 harbors:
- a CDS encoding ABC transporter permease, which produces MKPFTTTAPPETCRRKSILFLGNRRNRTLLLVALCVSILGILLLGTQIFGVEGLEISLTQQLQSPSPAYPFGTDWLGRDMLTRTLHGLSLSLWVGLLTAAISAAIALVLGTLSATIGGLVDAIVTWSIDVFLSLPHLVLLILVAFAAGGGAKGLIVAITITHWPLLARVLRAEVLQVKNSDYVQLSSKLGHSPVWIACHHMLPHLWPQFLVGLILLFPHAILHEAGLTFLGLGLPPEIPAIGIILSEAMRYLSTGYWWLAVFPGVALLLAVKTFDILGQSLRALLEPKTSQM
- a CDS encoding ABC transporter ATP-binding protein; the encoded protein is MLSVQELSVTFTVYEQGLTQKQLTPITSLDLEIGTGEVIAVVGSSGSGKSLLAHAVLGILPPNATVGGKIVFQGELLTLQRQTALRGREIALIPQSVDYLDPLMPVGLQVTRAAQLSGLSSREAKQAVKQVFNRYGLDLAVQQLYPFQLSGGMARRVLVATAAVGRAVLLIADEPTPGLHPDVVVETLNHLRELASEGKGVLLITHDIEAALQVADRVAVFYAGTTVEIAKKKDFANGLLRHPYTLALWRSLPRNRFVPVPGSQPNPDTLPVGCLFAERCPLATAACYEARPPLREVRGGLVRCIHA
- a CDS encoding ABC transporter ATP-binding protein; this encodes MLKGENLCFRYRKDLPWIVREFSIEVARGEIVGLSGPSGFGKTTLGKLLAGYLQPSAGSVTVDGKPLTMRGYCPVQLIFQLPELAIAPRWRIARVLNEGQSPEPELLRALNIDKSWLSRWPHELSSGELQRVAVARALGSRTRYLIADEMTAMLDANTQALIWSAVIDYAKQTELGILAISHDAALLQRLCHRIVGLTNRHCQVNEGDGR
- a CDS encoding methyltransferase domain-containing protein; protein product: MSLSFGLGILIALLTLGIALYLLTARRYQSSSSVANSYDRWTEDGILEFYWGEHIHLGHYGSPPQRQDFLTAKSDFVHEMVRWGGLDRFSPGTTVLDVGCGIGGSSRILARDYGFAVTGITISPQQVKRAQELTPTELDVQFLVDDAMALSFPDASFDVVWSIEAGPHMPDKAIFALELLRVLKPGGVLVVADWNQRDDRSYPLNFWEKPVMQQLLDQWSHPAFASIEGFAELLAETGLVEGDVVTADWTEPTLPSWLDTIWQGIVRPQGWMKYGVSGLIKSLREVPTILLMRLAFGTGLCRFGMFRAVRANTLPRLTEISTATTGAHKAS
- a CDS encoding HupE/UreJ family protein, whose protein sequence is MNRRSQSFKFVRLGQAGFLAVLTIASLTVTSLLLGTPALAHHAIGGKLPTTFFEGFASGLAHPVIGLDHFAFVVSVGLLAAISRQGIKIPIAFVLAAMLGTGLHLMQLALPAAEFVISGSILLFGILLALKDRPNSWVLTGLTAIVGLFHGYAYGEAIFGAEMTPLIAYLMGFTVIQLAVAIAAFLIGRVVLKKATEQPSLPLRFAGFVICGVGITFLSTLILEIIFPA